Part of the Methanobrevibacter sp. genome, TGGACCCTTACTATATCGGAGGATTCAAAACAGGTCAAGGCGGAGAAATTTACGATACCGTAGCCATACCGATACCTGTATTGTCACAGGAAATCTATGATAACCTGCTTGTAACAGACGATATGGTAGATATTCCGGTAGCGGATATCAAGGGACGTCATCTGCCTTTGGATGAAACAAACTACGCAAAATTATGGGCAGACCATGATTTGAGACCACAATACAACAGACAGAATTGCGCAAAATGCGATAAATGTGTAGTGGAGGAGATTTGCCCTACAAATGCATTCAGAAATGAAAGACTAAATCTGGCATACTGTTTCGGCTGTGGAATGTGTGCAAGCTACTGCACAAACTCAGCATTTGAAATGGACACCGGAAGTGTTGATTTAAATATTAACGGCAGCAATGTCAATGTTCCTATAATCTGCAGGCAATCCGACAGATTAAGGGCAAATAAATTATCATTAACATTAAAGAAAATGATTGAAAAAAGAGAGTTTAGATTGTAAAAAAGGGTGATAACATGTCAAATCAGCAAAAGATTACTGACTCACCAATTGATTTTGCAGTTGAGATAATCAATGACGTAAAAAACTCTAAGGAAGAAGGGGTTTTAAAGTGTGTGCAATGCGGAATGTGCACATCAACATGTCCGGCTGCAAGACATTCAGACTATAATCCCCGTGAAATAATCGAACGTGTACTTGACGGTGACGAGGAACTGCTAAAGGACGACAATATATGGAACTGTTTCTATTGTTATACCTGCCACAGCGTATGTCCTGTCGGAAACAGCGTCTGCGAGGTCAATCAGATTTTAAAACAGATTGCCATAGAAAACAGAATAGGCTATGAAAAGCTTTATGAATATCTGGGATTTGCAGACTCCTATTTCACCGCAGCTATCGGAGCAATTCCTGAAATATTTTTCACAGACATTGACCGTGACGTGCCTGGCTGGTGGGATTTCAGACAGCACCTGGATGAAATAAGAGACGAACTGGAACTTGACCCGCCATTAATGCCATCAGAAGAGGTAATTGATGAGGTAAGTACAATACTTACAATAACAGGTTTTAAAGATAAAATAGATAAAATAAGATCTTCACAGGAGGATGAACAATGAAACAGGTTCCCGACAAGGACATATTGCTTTTTAGAAGCTGTCTTGTAAGTGTGGAATATCCGGGAGTCGAGGCTTCAACAAAATTTGTTTTCGATAAACTGGGAATTGACTATGCAATTTCAGAAAAACAAACCTGCTGCACTGGCTTGGGACATTATTCAGATGTCTTCAACCAGATTGATACTTCCGCCATAGGTGCAAGAAATTTCAGGATTGCAAAGGATATGGGAAGACCAAATCTTGTGATGATGTGTGCGACATGTTATGCAATCAATAAAAAATCAGTCAAACTGCTCAATAAAAAGGACGATTTGAGAAATCACATTAACAAGTTATTTGAGGATAACGGATTGTCACACCTGAAATATGAGAAGGATGACCTTAAACCAACTGAAAACATATTCCACGTGGTTGACATTATCTATAATAAAAAAGATGAGATTAAAAAACATATAAAATATGATTTAAGTGACTATACAATAGCAACCCATCACGGCTGCCATTACTGTAAGGTCCATTATGAAGATACTATCGGAGGAGTAAGGGACCCGAATATAATGGATGAGATAATTGAAGAATGCGGATGCAAAACAATTGGATGGTATGACCACAAGAGAGCTACCTGCGGAACAGGATTCAGGCAGAGATATTCAAATCCTGACTTGTCTTTTACCGCAACAGCAGATAAAATGAATGCAATAGCAGATGAAGACGTTGATATTTTAGTTCATTTATGTCCGAATTGCCATATTCAATTTGACAGATATCAGCATCTGATAAGCGAGAGAGAAGGCAGAAACTTTAAAGCTATTCATTTGAACATAGCACAGTTTATTGCACTGGCGATGGGCGGTGATTTTGATAAGGTTATTGGTGTCAAGGCACATACGGTACCTATAGACTCAGTCATTAAAGAGTTGAAGGAGATTGAAAAATGAGGGATGATTTAAAAGTTGGCGTGTTTTTATGTGAATGCGGAGGAAATATTTCGGACGTAATAAATTTGGATGAAGTAAGAGCCTCCCTTGATGTTGAATTTATAGGGCAATTCGAAAATTTATGTTCACTGAACGGACGTAAAATTATTCGTGATGCCATATTTGACTATGATTTGGACAGGGTTGTTGTTGCAGCATGTTCACCGATAAGTCACGAAAAAACATTCCAGGATTATGTAAAGCCTCTCAATCCTTATCTTATGGACATGGCCAATGTCCGGGAACAATGTTCATGGGTGCATTCCGATAAAAAGAAAGCAACTCAAAAAGCCATAACTTTAATCAACGCTTCCATTGAGAAGGTAAAGCAGTCCGATGCTGTCGACCCGATTTACTGCCAGACACCTGATGAAGTTGCAGTAATCGGAGGGGGAATAGCCGGAATGAATGCGGCACTGTCTCTTGCAAAACAGGGAACCAAAGTCACTCTGATAGAGCAATCACCTTCAATCGGAGGGCATATGGCCAAAATAGGTAAAGTGTTTTCTCCTGTCAAAATCGCTGAAGAATGTGGAATGTGTCTTTTAAACCCTATTTTAAACGAGCTTGTCTGGAATGAAAACATTGAAGTGATGACAAACACCAAGGTCATCGAATCTGAAAGAAGGGCAGGAACCTACAATTTGATTTTGGAAAAATCTCCCCGCTATGTTGACACTACAAAATGCATTGCATGCGGAAAATGCGCCGAAGAATGTGAAGTGGAAGTTCCAAATGACTGGAATGACAATTTGTCTTTAAGAAAAGCTATTTACAGGCCATTCGGCCAGTCATATCCTGAAGCCTATGTCATTGACATGGACAACTGTACCAAATGCAGCAACTGTGTCAAGGCATGCAGCATGAGGGCAATTAAACTCAGGGGAAAACCTGAAAGGATTCCTCTGCAGGTAGGTTCAATCATTGTAGCAACAGGCCACAAGCTCTTTGACATGGAAAAACGTCCTGAATACGGATATACAAGATACGATGATGTTATTACCCAATCTGAACTTGGACGCATAACTGGCGTAAACGGTCCGACCAAAGGAAAACTCTTAAAGTCCAATGGTGAAGTTCCAAAACGTGTCGTGATGATACAGTGTGTGGGTTCACGTGATGAAAAGCCTGACGGACATAAATACTGCTCCAAGATATGCTGTACAGTGGCTCTAAAAAATGCAAATATCATCAAGCACAAATATCCCGACACTGACGTTCTGATTTGTTATACCGATGTGAGAACACCGGGAATGTTTGAAAAATACTATAAGCATACTCAGGAAAATGAAGTGAGATTCCTGCGCGGAAGACCAGGTGAAGTCGTTAAAAAAGGAGATAACTTCATAGTCAGAACAGAAGATACTCTTAAAGGAGAATTTGTTGAAATCGAAGCGGATATGGTTGTGCTTTCAACAGCTATGGAACCTTCACTGGGTACCCGTGAGATAGCTGAAACATTAAATATCGGAACAACAGAGGACGGTTTCATTAAGGAATCCCATCCAAAAATCAAACCGGTAGCTACTGATGTTCAGGGAATATTCGTCTGCGGAACAGCACAGGATCCAAAAGACATTACTGATTCAATCATGCAGGCCACAGCCGCTGCATCAAAGGTTTCAGAATACAATTATGGAGGAGTTGAAATAGAACCTTTCATTGCTGAAATCGACACTGAAAAATGTAATTTATGCGGTGAATGTATTAAACGCTGCAAATACAAGTCAATGAGCATTCAAAATGATGAAGTCTACATTGACCCTATGAGCTGCACAGGTTGTGGAAAATGTCTGGTAGGATGTTCACAAAGGGCCATTAAGGTAAACGGTAACATTGACGAAAAAATCATGGCGACAATTAAAGGGGTATTGTCCAAAAAACAGAAAGATGAGCGTATGATTTTGGTATTCCTGGACAATATCGGTTATACTGCCGCCGACAATATTGGTGTAAACAGACTTTCCTATCCGGAATCCATCCATATTATTAAGGTAATCTCTGTAAATCGTGTAAGGCCAAATCATATCAGGTATGCTCTTGATAACGGTGCTGACGGCATATTCATCGGCGAGTTTCCTGGTGATTTGATGTATGATGATGTCGAGCGCAAAATCAAAGGTGTTAAAAACAGAATTGAAGAGTTAGGTGAAGACCCTGAAAGAATAGAATTTTCCAAAGTATATATTCCATATTTCTCAGGCCTTGCCCGTAAACTAACAGACTTTGATAAAAGGATTGCCGAGCTGGATGAAGCAGAATTATAATTTTTTGAATTATACTTTCTGCAACTTCTTTATTTTAAAAAAATAATGGGGATGATTAATCCCCAAAAAATTTATTTATTTTCTTTGTTTAAATAATCCACAATTTCTTTGCCATTATCTGTAATTTGATATAGTCTCCCTTTAGAGAGTTCTTCATTTAGACACACGACTAAATTGTTCTTTTTCAAATTAGATAATGTATTTGATACTTGTGTCTCTCCTAAATTAGTATCTTTTGCAATTTCTGTGGGCATTTTTATTCCTTTTTCCAAACTTTTCAATATTTTTATTTTACATGTGGATACCTTCACATATCCAAGGTAATAAAAAAATTGTTTTTCGTTCATAAAATGTAATTGTGCATATTAATTACTAAAATTTTTATATAATTAATTTATATGATTTTAATAAGGTGTTATTAACTTTAATAACACTTGAGTCTAAGTTATTTTTTTTTGGTGATGTTGTTTTAAAAAAAGTAAAAAATAGATATTAATCTATTTAATGGCGTTCATAAATCTTTCTTTGATTTCAACAGGTGTCAAATCAATAATCGGTGCAGATGAATTGCCTGCTTCAGTTTTAAAAACAATAAAGCTTGCATCATCACTTTTAATAATGTCCTTTAGATTGATGTCTTCAAAATTGTAGCTGTTTTTAAAGCCAACGCTTTCAGCTATTTTGCATAAATCAATCTTTTGAGCGTAAGTATCCTGATTGCCTGTTGAACCGTAGGCACCATTGTCAATAACAATCCATGTAAGGTTTTTTGGATTGTTTGCAAAAATGGTTACCATTGAACCCATATTCATTAAAAGAGACCCGTCTCCATCAATAACGACAACATTTTCATCCGGTTTTGACAATGCAAGACCGAATCCTATTGATGAGGCAAGACCCATTGACCCGATCATATAGAAGTTTTTGTCACGGTCGTTGATTTCATATAACTCTCTTGATGGAAATCCTATGTTGCATACAACAATTTCGTCATCAATGTATTCCATAATTTCATAGATTGCTTCAAATCTTGCCATGTTATCACCAATATTTAATTTCCAAAAGTATGCTTACTGGTTTTCCTTCTTCAACGGATAAATCCCAGGAATTTCTCACGTCCACATATGCCGCATCAGGTGTTGCAGGTTTAAAGAATTTAAAATTCATGGCCTCAAGAATCAATGGTGTTGACTCTCCCATCGGAACCTGTCCGCAGATGTTTTCCCCTTCTGTTCCCCTATGGCTCATTATCATAAGCAAAGGAAACTCATACAGTTCTGTCAATGATTTCAGTGCATTGATTGAGTTTCCAAGACCGGAATTCTGCATTAATATGGCTGTTCTTTTACCTCCAAGAAAAGCCCCGGCACATATTCCGATACCTTCCTCTTCACGTGTAACCGGGATGTGTGTGATTTCTTCATCCTCATCAATCATATTTAATAATTTTGATAGGTTTACGCATGGAACACTAACGATAAAGTCGATTCCCGCATCTTTAAGTCCGTTATAAATAGCTTCACTACTATCCATTTTATCACTTCATTAAATAGTATATTTTAATATTATAAAAATATATTTAAATTATTTTCATTCAGTAATTTTTAGTTTATGTTAGTATTAATGGTATATTTTCTTTTTAATTAAT contains:
- the hdrC gene encoding ferredoxin:CoB-CoM heterodisulfide reductase subunit HdrC gives rise to the protein MSNQQKITDSPIDFAVEIINDVKNSKEEGVLKCVQCGMCTSTCPAARHSDYNPREIIERVLDGDEELLKDDNIWNCFYCYTCHSVCPVGNSVCEVNQILKQIAIENRIGYEKLYEYLGFADSYFTAAIGAIPEIFFTDIDRDVPGWWDFRQHLDEIRDELELDPPLMPSEEVIDEVSTILTITGFKDKIDKIRSSQEDEQ
- the hdrB gene encoding ferredoxin:CoB-CoM heterodisulfide reductase subunit HdrB; translation: MKQVPDKDILLFRSCLVSVEYPGVEASTKFVFDKLGIDYAISEKQTCCTGLGHYSDVFNQIDTSAIGARNFRIAKDMGRPNLVMMCATCYAINKKSVKLLNKKDDLRNHINKLFEDNGLSHLKYEKDDLKPTENIFHVVDIIYNKKDEIKKHIKYDLSDYTIATHHGCHYCKVHYEDTIGGVRDPNIMDEIIEECGCKTIGWYDHKRATCGTGFRQRYSNPDLSFTATADKMNAIADEDVDILVHLCPNCHIQFDRYQHLISEREGRNFKAIHLNIAQFIALAMGGDFDKVIGVKAHTVPIDSVIKELKEIEK
- the hdrA gene encoding ferredoxin:CoB-CoM heterodisulfide reductase subunit HdrA; the protein is MRDDLKVGVFLCECGGNISDVINLDEVRASLDVEFIGQFENLCSLNGRKIIRDAIFDYDLDRVVVAACSPISHEKTFQDYVKPLNPYLMDMANVREQCSWVHSDKKKATQKAITLINASIEKVKQSDAVDPIYCQTPDEVAVIGGGIAGMNAALSLAKQGTKVTLIEQSPSIGGHMAKIGKVFSPVKIAEECGMCLLNPILNELVWNENIEVMTNTKVIESERRAGTYNLILEKSPRYVDTTKCIACGKCAEECEVEVPNDWNDNLSLRKAIYRPFGQSYPEAYVIDMDNCTKCSNCVKACSMRAIKLRGKPERIPLQVGSIIVATGHKLFDMEKRPEYGYTRYDDVITQSELGRITGVNGPTKGKLLKSNGEVPKRVVMIQCVGSRDEKPDGHKYCSKICCTVALKNANIIKHKYPDTDVLICYTDVRTPGMFEKYYKHTQENEVRFLRGRPGEVVKKGDNFIVRTEDTLKGEFVEIEADMVVLSTAMEPSLGTREIAETLNIGTTEDGFIKESHPKIKPVATDVQGIFVCGTAQDPKDITDSIMQATAAASKVSEYNYGGVEIEPFIAEIDTEKCNLCGECIKRCKYKSMSIQNDEVYIDPMSCTGCGKCLVGCSQRAIKVNGNIDEKIMATIKGVLSKKQKDERMILVFLDNIGYTAADNIGVNRLSYPESIHIIKVISVNRVRPNHIRYALDNGADGIFIGEFPGDLMYDDVERKIKGVKNRIEELGEDPERIEFSKVYIPYFSGLARKLTDFDKRIAELDEAEL
- a CDS encoding helix-turn-helix domain-containing protein; this translates as MNEKQFFYYLGYVKVSTCKIKILKSLEKGIKMPTEIAKDTNLGETQVSNTLSNLKKNNLVVCLNEELSKGRLYQITDNGKEIVDYLNKENK
- the comE gene encoding sulfopyruvate decarboxylase subunit beta, with product MARFEAIYEIMEYIDDEIVVCNIGFPSRELYEINDRDKNFYMIGSMGLASSIGFGLALSKPDENVVVIDGDGSLLMNMGSMVTIFANNPKNLTWIVIDNGAYGSTGNQDTYAQKIDLCKIAESVGFKNSYNFEDINLKDIIKSDDASFIVFKTEAGNSSAPIIDLTPVEIKERFMNAIK
- the comD gene encoding sulfopyruvate decarboxylase subunit alpha encodes the protein MDSSEAIYNGLKDAGIDFIVSVPCVNLSKLLNMIDEDEEITHIPVTREEEGIGICAGAFLGGKRTAILMQNSGLGNSINALKSLTELYEFPLLMIMSHRGTEGENICGQVPMGESTPLILEAMNFKFFKPATPDAAYVDVRNSWDLSVEEGKPVSILLEIKYW